A stretch of Lathyrus oleraceus cultivar Zhongwan6 chromosome 6, CAAS_Psat_ZW6_1.0, whole genome shotgun sequence DNA encodes these proteins:
- the LOC127092673 gene encoding nicotianamine synthase, whose protein sequence is MVCKEDLLIEQVCELYEQISSLDTLKPCKNVDTLFTKLVLTCMPPSSIDVTKLSTKVQEIRSKLIRLSGEAEGHLESHYSTIIASYNNPLNHLNIFPYYSNYLKLSLLEFNILTKHSTNVPKKVAFIGSGPLPLTSLVLASNHLQNTIFHNYDIDPLANSKASCLISSDPELSKRMVFITNDILDVSNALKEYEVVYLAALVGMNVEEKNQIIDHLAKNMAPGALLMLRSAHGARAFLYPVVDTSNLPGFEVLSVFHPMDEVINSVVIARKYPMVLLPNKYCCSDEVQAFKPMINHGIEELVVEDN, encoded by the coding sequence ATGGTTTGCAAGGAAGATCTATTGATCGAACAAGTCTGCGAGCTATACGAACAAATCTCGAGCTTAGACACACTCAAACCTTGCAAAAATGTTGACACACTTTTCACCAAACTTGTTCTCACATGCATGCCACCTAGTTCCATTGATGTTACCAAACTAAGCACAAAAGTTCAAGAAATCAGATCCAAACTCATAAGGCTATCTGGTGAAGCTGAAGGCCATTTAGAAAGCCACTACTCAACCATCATAGCTTCATACAATAATCCACTCAATCATCTCAACATCTTCCCCTATTATTCAAACTACCTCAAACTTAGTCTCCTTGAATTCAATATCCTAACCAAACACTCCACTAATGTTCCTAAAAAAGTTGCCTTTATTGGCTCAGGTCCACTTCCACTTACTTCACTTGTCTTAGCCTCAAACCACTTGCAAAACACAATCTTTCACAACTATGATATTGACCCTTTAGCCAATTCCAAAGCCTCTTGTTTAATTTCTTCCGATCCGGAATTATCAAAGCGTATGGTTTTTATTACCAATGATATTTTAGATGTTTCTAATGCTTTGAAAGAATATGAAGTTGTGTATTTGGCAGCACTCGTTGGAATGAATGTTGAGGAAAAGAATCAAATCATTGATCATCTGGCTAAGAACATGGCGCCAGGAGCACTTCTCATGCTGAGGAGTGCTCATGGTGCTCGTGCTTTTCTGTATCCGGTTGTTGATACTAGTAACCTTCCGGGTTTTGAGGTCCTCTCTGTGTTTCATCCAATGGATGAGGTTATCAATTCAGTTGTCATAGCAAGGAAGTATCCCATGGTTTTGTTGCCAAACAAGTACTGTTGTTCTGATGAGGTTCAAGCTTTCAAACCAATGATCAACCATGGGATTGAGGAATTGGTCGTTGAAGATAATTAA